One genomic window of Gallaecimonas sp. GXIMD4217 includes the following:
- the tkt gene encoding transketolase, with the protein MPSRRQLANAIRALSMDAVQKANSGHPGAPMGMADIAEVLWNDYLQHNPQNPDWFDRDRFVLSNGHGSMLIYSLLHLSGYDLSIEDLKHFRQMHSRTPGHPEYGYAPGIETTTGPLGQGITNAVGMAIAEKSLAAQFNRDGHDIVDHFTYCFLGDGCLMEGISHEACSLAGTLGLGKLVAFYDDNGISIDGHIEGWFTDDTAKRFDAYGWQVIRDVDGHDADAIKAAIEEARGDLSRPTLIITKTIIGFGSPNKAGSHDCHGAPLGDDEIKAAREFLGWEHGPFEIPADIQAGWDAKAKGAALESDWNAKFEAYQAAHPELAAEFVRRMKGELPADFSDKAAAYVQECQDKAEKVATRKASQNVLNAFGPLLSELMGGSADLAPSNLTMWSGSKAVSHDDASGNYLHYGVREFGMSAIMNGIALHGGFIPYGGTFLMFMEYARNAVRMAALMKQRSIFVYTHDSIGLGEDGPTHQPVEQVANLRLTPNMSTWRPADTVESAVAWQHAVERNDGPTSLIFSRQGLPCLPRSAQQLADVRKGGYVLKDCAGTPELILIATGSEVELALAAADELNAKGRQVRVVSMPSTDVFDAQSAEYKEAVLPSAVTRRVAVEALIADYWYKYVGLNGAVVGMHSFGESAPAGDLFKHFGFTVDNVVQVAEGLF; encoded by the coding sequence ATGCCGTCCCGTCGCCAGCTTGCCAACGCCATCCGTGCCCTGTCCATGGATGCGGTTCAGAAAGCCAATTCCGGTCACCCGGGTGCCCCCATGGGCATGGCCGATATTGCCGAAGTGCTGTGGAATGACTACCTCCAGCACAACCCCCAGAACCCCGACTGGTTCGACCGTGACCGCTTCGTGCTGTCCAACGGCCACGGCTCCATGCTGATCTACTCCCTGCTGCACCTGAGCGGCTATGACCTGTCCATCGAGGACCTCAAGCACTTCCGCCAGATGCATTCCAGGACCCCGGGCCACCCCGAGTACGGCTATGCGCCCGGCATCGAGACCACCACGGGCCCCCTGGGCCAGGGCATCACCAATGCCGTGGGCATGGCCATCGCCGAAAAGAGCTTGGCCGCCCAGTTCAACCGTGACGGCCACGACATCGTCGACCACTTCACCTACTGCTTCCTGGGCGACGGCTGCCTGATGGAAGGCATCTCCCACGAGGCCTGCTCCCTGGCTGGCACCCTGGGCCTGGGCAAGCTGGTCGCCTTCTATGACGACAACGGCATCTCCATCGACGGCCACATCGAGGGCTGGTTCACCGACGATACCGCCAAGCGCTTCGATGCCTACGGCTGGCAGGTGATCCGCGACGTGGACGGCCACGACGCCGACGCCATCAAGGCCGCCATCGAAGAGGCCCGTGGCGACCTGAGCCGCCCGACCCTGATCATCACCAAGACCATCATCGGCTTCGGCAGCCCCAACAAGGCCGGCAGCCACGACTGCCACGGCGCGCCCCTGGGCGACGACGAGATCAAGGCCGCCCGCGAGTTCCTGGGCTGGGAGCACGGTCCCTTCGAGATCCCCGCCGACATCCAGGCCGGCTGGGACGCCAAGGCCAAGGGCGCTGCCCTGGAGAGCGACTGGAACGCCAAGTTCGAGGCCTACCAGGCCGCCCACCCCGAGCTGGCCGCCGAGTTCGTGCGCCGCATGAAGGGTGAACTGCCCGCCGACTTCAGCGACAAGGCCGCCGCCTATGTTCAGGAGTGCCAGGACAAGGCCGAGAAGGTCGCCACCCGCAAGGCGTCCCAGAACGTGCTGAACGCCTTCGGCCCGCTGCTGTCCGAGCTGATGGGTGGCTCCGCCGACCTGGCCCCCTCCAACCTGACCATGTGGTCCGGCTCCAAGGCGGTCAGCCATGACGATGCCTCCGGCAACTACCTGCACTACGGTGTCCGCGAGTTCGGCATGAGCGCCATCATGAACGGCATCGCCCTGCACGGCGGTTTCATTCCCTATGGCGGCACCTTCCTGATGTTCATGGAATACGCCCGCAACGCCGTGCGCATGGCCGCCCTGATGAAGCAGCGCAGCATCTTCGTCTACACCCACGATTCCATCGGCCTGGGCGAAGACGGCCCCACCCACCAGCCGGTGGAGCAGGTGGCCAACCTGCGCCTGACTCCCAACATGTCCACCTGGCGTCCCGCCGACACCGTCGAGAGCGCCGTGGCCTGGCAGCACGCCGTGGAGCGTAACGACGGCCCCACCTCCCTGATCTTCAGCCGCCAGGGCCTGCCCTGCCTGCCGCGCAGCGCCCAGCAGCTGGCCGACGTGCGCAAGGGTGGTTATGTGCTCAAGGATTGCGCCGGTACCCCGGAGCTGATCCTGATCGCCACCGGCTCCGAAGTGGAGCTGGCCCTGGCCGCCGCCGACGAGCTGAACGCCAAGGGGCGCCAGGTGCGGGTGGTGTCCATGCCCAGCACCGACGTGTTCGATGCCCAGAGCGCCGAGTACAAGGAGGCCGTGCTGCCTTCTGCTGTCACCCGCCGCGTGGCCGTGGAAGCCCTCATCGCCGACTACTGGTACAAGTACGTTGGCCTGAACGGCGCCGTGGTCGGCATGCACTCCTTCGGTGAGTCCGCCCCGGCCGGCGACCTGTTCAAGCACTTCGGCTTCACCGTCGACAACGTGGTGCAGGTGGCCGAAGGCCTGTTCTAA
- a CDS encoding glyceraldehyde 3-phosphate dehydrogenase NAD-binding domain-containing protein: MKVAINGFGRIGRAVLRALHERGLWSQLEVVAINELADFDAVAHLLKFDSTHGRLNADVRLEGDCLWLDGHPIRLLSEPDPQRLPWGEVDLVLECTGVIRSRMQAEAHLRAGARHVLISNPADDGVDDVIVYGINHRRLSPDLKVVSNASCTTNCLVPVIKLLDEAFGVEHGLITSIHAAMNDQQVLDAYQPNLRLSRAMSHSMVPVDTQLGRGVGRVLPKFMDKFEAISVRVPTLNVSALDLSLAMSTDVDAAQVNAVLREAAQGPYRGIMEYDCQPLVSIDHNHNAHSVVVDGTQTRVTDGRMVKLLLWFDNEWGFANRMLDTSLAWLGK, from the coding sequence ATGAAGGTAGCCATCAACGGCTTTGGGCGCATTGGCCGAGCAGTACTGCGCGCACTTCACGAACGGGGGCTCTGGTCGCAACTGGAGGTGGTGGCCATCAACGAGCTGGCCGACTTCGACGCCGTTGCCCACCTGCTCAAGTTCGATTCCACCCATGGCCGTTTGAACGCCGATGTCCGCCTGGAGGGGGACTGCCTGTGGCTGGACGGCCATCCCATCCGCCTGCTCAGCGAGCCCGACCCACAGCGCCTGCCCTGGGGTGAGGTGGATCTGGTGCTGGAATGCACCGGCGTCATTCGCAGCCGCATGCAGGCGGAGGCCCACCTGCGGGCCGGCGCCCGCCATGTGCTGATCTCCAATCCGGCCGACGACGGCGTCGACGATGTCATCGTCTACGGCATCAACCACCGGCGGCTGAGCCCGGATCTGAAGGTGGTCTCCAACGCCTCCTGCACCACCAATTGCCTGGTGCCGGTGATCAAGCTGCTGGACGAGGCCTTTGGCGTCGAACACGGCCTGATCACCTCCATCCACGCCGCCATGAACGACCAGCAGGTGCTGGACGCCTACCAGCCCAATCTGCGCCTGAGTAGGGCCATGAGCCATTCCATGGTGCCGGTGGATACCCAGCTGGGCCGCGGCGTGGGCCGGGTGCTGCCCAAGTTCATGGACAAGTTCGAGGCCATCTCGGTGCGGGTACCGACCCTGAACGTGTCGGCACTGGATCTGTCCCTGGCCATGAGCACGGATGTGGATGCGGCCCAGGTCAACGCCGTGCTGCGGGAGGCCGCTCAGGGCCCTTACCGGGGCATCATGGAATACGACTGCCAGCCGCTGGTCTCCATCGACCACAACCACAATGCCCATTCGGTGGTGGTGGACGGTACCCAGACCCGGGTCACGGACGGGCGCATGGTCAAGCTGCTGCTGTGGTTCGACAACGAATGGGGCTTTGCCAATCGCATGCTGGACACCAGCCTGGCCTGGCTGGGCAAATGA
- a CDS encoding ISL3 family transposase, with product MSQLTLPFELWEGFSPDHIEQHDQHLTIHLSPNRPPCCRCGKLAQAVHDTTWRTVADRALMDHTVTLKVPVRRLNCHQCGRGTEHISWLRPFARLSCRLERYAERLLALLPVKQVGELLGLHWHTVKAIDKRRLQRQVTEPDWSRLRRLVMDEFALFKGHRYATVIADADTHQVLWIGEGRSRRSIRPFFERLGERCQQIEAVAMDMNTAFDLEVQAHCPNARVVYDLFHVVAKYGREVIDRVRLDCAKAQGTEQQARRHIKRSRWVLLKNEGNLNDKERGRLEALLAANRDLMVVYVLKEQLKALWYCRDEQTAHRQWRLWWQQVEESGIAPLLQFARKLKPYLPGIVASASYPLHTCRLEGMNNKIKLMKRMAYGYRDLEYFFLKIKAAFPGDPR from the coding sequence ATGTCGCAGCTTACCCTTCCGTTCGAGCTGTGGGAAGGCTTTAGCCCCGACCACATAGAGCAACACGACCAACATCTCACCATTCACCTCAGCCCCAATCGCCCGCCCTGCTGTCGTTGCGGCAAGCTGGCCCAAGCCGTCCACGACACCACCTGGAGAACGGTCGCCGATCGCGCACTGATGGACCATACCGTGACCCTCAAGGTGCCGGTGCGACGGCTTAACTGCCATCAGTGCGGCCGAGGGACCGAACACATCTCCTGGCTGCGTCCCTTCGCCCGTTTGAGCTGCCGTCTGGAACGCTACGCCGAACGCCTACTGGCGTTACTGCCGGTCAAGCAGGTCGGTGAACTGCTGGGGCTGCACTGGCACACCGTGAAGGCCATCGACAAGCGCCGCCTGCAGCGGCAGGTCACCGAGCCCGACTGGTCCCGGTTGCGACGACTGGTCATGGATGAGTTCGCCCTGTTCAAGGGCCACCGCTACGCCACCGTCATCGCCGATGCGGATACCCACCAGGTGTTGTGGATAGGCGAGGGACGCAGTCGCCGCAGCATCCGGCCCTTCTTCGAGCGGCTAGGCGAACGCTGTCAGCAGATCGAGGCCGTGGCGATGGACATGAACACCGCCTTCGATCTGGAGGTGCAGGCGCATTGCCCCAACGCCAGGGTGGTCTACGACCTGTTCCATGTGGTGGCCAAGTATGGCCGGGAGGTGATTGACCGGGTGCGGCTCGACTGTGCCAAGGCCCAGGGCACCGAGCAGCAGGCCCGCCGTCATATCAAGCGTAGCCGCTGGGTGTTGCTCAAAAACGAGGGCAATCTCAATGACAAGGAACGTGGCCGCCTCGAAGCCTTGCTGGCCGCCAACCGTGATCTGATGGTGGTCTACGTGCTCAAGGAGCAGTTGAAGGCGCTGTGGTACTGCCGCGATGAGCAAACGGCCCATCGCCAATGGCGGCTCTGGTGGCAGCAGGTGGAGGAAAGTGGCATCGCGCCGCTGTTGCAGTTCGCCCGTAAGCTAAAACCCTACTTGCCAGGGATAGTCGCTTCCGCCAGCTATCCCCTCCATACCTGCCGGCTGGAGGGGATGAACAACAAAATCAAACTGATGAAGCGGATGGCTTATGGCTATCGGGATCTGGAGTACTTCTTCCTGAAGATAAAAGCCGCCTTCCCCGGAGATCCGCGATGA
- a CDS encoding thioredoxin-like domain-containing protein, with amino-acid sequence MKSWMKWALLALGVVMFAANGAYRERAVPFGPELQWLNVTQPLTLEGLRGKVVILDFWTYGCVNCMHVLPDLKKLEQKYGHRLAVISIHSPKFDNEKRLKTLQRIVARYDIDHAVANDVAFSQWRQYGVRAWPSFVVIDPAGRVVGKTSGEGRYQLLDQVVAALLEEFKGRLDETPLPLKPLELAEQGLAAPGKVAVSDKRVAVADTGHHRIVLADHQGQVQAIIGSGEACAEDGGFEVSCFRDPQGLAFLGQSLYVADTGNHLVRRIDLRNKQVTTVAGTGQLGGYPYQGGPAQGTAIRSPWDLVALDEHSLAIAMAGSHQIWRLDLKRKRLEVLAGTGREALEDGSFEASAFNQPSGLALHGERLWVADSEASAIRELDLNGKRVKTLVGQGLFDFGHKDGPFAKALLQHALGVLWWDKSTLYVADTYNHGLRRLDLEKGQISTVPLPDNALNEPGGLARLGERLLVADTNQDRLLLIEPLNGKIAPFELAF; translated from the coding sequence ATGAAAAGCTGGATGAAGTGGGCCTTGCTGGCCCTGGGAGTGGTGATGTTCGCAGCCAATGGTGCCTACCGGGAGCGGGCCGTGCCCTTCGGCCCCGAGCTGCAATGGCTGAACGTGACCCAGCCCCTGACCCTGGAGGGGCTGAGGGGCAAGGTGGTGATCCTGGACTTCTGGACCTACGGCTGCGTCAACTGCATGCACGTGTTGCCGGATCTGAAGAAGCTGGAGCAGAAATACGGCCACAGGTTGGCGGTGATCTCCATTCATTCCCCCAAGTTCGACAACGAGAAACGCCTCAAGACCTTGCAGCGCATCGTCGCCCGCTACGACATCGACCATGCCGTGGCCAACGACGTGGCCTTCAGCCAGTGGCGCCAGTACGGGGTGCGGGCCTGGCCCAGTTTCGTGGTCATAGATCCCGCCGGCCGGGTGGTGGGCAAGACCTCGGGAGAGGGCAGGTACCAGCTGCTGGATCAGGTGGTGGCGGCCCTGCTTGAAGAGTTCAAGGGCAGGCTCGATGAAACACCACTGCCGCTCAAGCCCCTGGAGCTGGCCGAGCAGGGCCTGGCAGCGCCGGGCAAGGTGGCGGTCAGCGACAAGCGGGTGGCGGTGGCCGACACCGGCCATCATCGCATCGTCCTGGCCGATCACCAGGGGCAGGTGCAGGCCATCATCGGCAGCGGCGAGGCCTGTGCCGAGGACGGCGGCTTTGAAGTCAGCTGCTTCCGCGATCCCCAGGGACTGGCCTTCCTTGGCCAGTCCCTCTACGTGGCCGACACCGGCAACCACCTTGTTCGCCGTATCGACCTCAGGAACAAGCAGGTGACTACCGTGGCCGGTACCGGCCAGTTGGGGGGCTATCCCTATCAAGGCGGCCCGGCCCAGGGCACGGCCATCCGCTCGCCCTGGGATCTGGTCGCACTGGACGAGCACAGCCTGGCCATCGCCATGGCCGGCAGCCACCAGATCTGGCGGCTCGATCTCAAGAGGAAACGACTCGAGGTACTGGCCGGTACCGGCCGGGAAGCGCTGGAGGATGGCAGCTTCGAGGCCAGTGCCTTCAACCAGCCGTCAGGCCTGGCGCTGCACGGCGAGCGCCTGTGGGTGGCCGACTCCGAGGCCTCGGCCATTAGGGAGCTCGACTTGAACGGCAAAAGGGTCAAGACCCTGGTGGGGCAGGGCCTGTTCGACTTCGGCCACAAGGACGGCCCCTTCGCCAAGGCGCTGCTGCAACATGCCCTGGGGGTGCTGTGGTGGGATAAAAGCACCCTGTATGTGGCCGATACCTACAACCACGGCCTGAGGCGGCTCGATTTGGAAAAAGGACAGATCAGCACTGTGCCCCTGCCGGACAATGCCCTCAATGAACCCGGTGGCCTGGCCCGGCTGGGGGAGCGGCTACTGGTGGCGGATACCAACCAGGATCGCCTGCTGTTAATCGAGCCGTTGAACGGTAAAATAGCTCCTTTTGAACTCGCTTTTTGA
- a CDS encoding SprT family zinc-dependent metalloprotease: MQQLIEAVEAAFARAEAHFGKPFPRPAVTLDLRGRAAGQAHHGKGQLRFNASLYRENRAAFLQEVVPHEVVHWLVWHHHDTRCRPHGREWQAMMSQVFGLAPRRTHDFAVREDSFAYRCLCMEHRLTVRRHNKVQRGQAQYRCKGCGATLVPA, encoded by the coding sequence ATGCAGCAACTTATCGAGGCCGTCGAGGCCGCCTTTGCCAGGGCCGAGGCACATTTCGGCAAGCCCTTTCCCCGCCCGGCCGTGACCCTGGATCTGCGCGGCCGCGCCGCCGGCCAGGCCCACCACGGCAAGGGCCAGCTGCGCTTCAACGCCAGCCTGTACCGGGAAAACCGCGCCGCCTTCCTCCAGGAGGTGGTTCCCCACGAGGTGGTCCACTGGCTGGTGTGGCACCATCACGACACCCGCTGCCGCCCCCACGGCCGGGAATGGCAGGCCATGATGAGCCAGGTGTTCGGGCTGGCACCGAGGCGCACCCATGACTTCGCGGTGCGGGAAGACAGCTTTGCCTACCGCTGCCTCTGCATGGAACACCGGCTGACGGTGCGCCGCCACAACAAGGTGCAGCGGGGCCAGGCCCAGTACCGCTGCAAGGGCTGTGGCGCCACCCTGGTGCCGGCATGA
- the fba gene encoding class II fructose-bisphosphate aldolase (catalyzes the reversible aldol condensation of dihydroxyacetonephosphate and glyceraldehyde 3-phosphate in the Calvin cycle, glycolysis, and/or gluconeogenesis) produces the protein MALISMRQMLDHAAENSYGIPAFNVNNLEQMRAIMEAADHCNAPVIVQASAGARSYAGAPFLRHLILAAIEEFPHIPVVMHQDHGTSPAVCQRSIQLGFSSVMMDGSLKDDGKTPADWDYNVEVTRRAVEMAHACGVSVEGELGCLGSLETGQAGEEDGIGAEGVLDHDQLLTDPEEAAEFVKLTQVDALAIAIGTSHGAYKFSKQPTGDVLRIDRIKEIHARIPDTHLVMHGSSSVPQEWLKVINDFGGEIPETYGVPVEEIVEGIKHGVRKVNIDTDLRLASTGAVRRHLAQNTSNFDPRKFLKASTDAMRDIVIARYEAFGCVGQAGKIQPISLDAMAELYAKGELTPKVK, from the coding sequence ATGGCCCTGATTTCCATGCGCCAGATGCTGGATCACGCTGCAGAGAACAGCTACGGCATCCCCGCCTTCAACGTCAACAACCTGGAGCAGATGCGCGCCATCATGGAAGCGGCTGACCACTGTAACGCCCCCGTTATCGTGCAGGCCTCCGCCGGTGCCCGCAGCTATGCCGGCGCCCCCTTCCTGCGCCACCTGATCCTGGCCGCCATCGAGGAATTCCCGCACATCCCGGTGGTCATGCACCAGGATCACGGCACCAGCCCCGCCGTCTGCCAGCGTTCCATCCAGCTGGGCTTCAGCTCGGTGATGATGGACGGCTCCCTGAAGGACGACGGCAAGACCCCGGCCGACTGGGACTACAACGTCGAAGTGACCCGTCGCGCCGTCGAGATGGCCCACGCCTGCGGCGTGTCCGTGGAAGGTGAGCTGGGCTGCCTGGGCTCCCTGGAAACCGGCCAGGCCGGCGAGGAAGATGGCATCGGCGCCGAGGGCGTGCTGGACCACGACCAGCTGCTGACCGACCCTGAAGAGGCGGCGGAGTTCGTCAAGCTGACCCAGGTGGACGCCCTGGCCATCGCCATCGGCACCAGCCACGGCGCCTACAAGTTCTCCAAGCAGCCCACCGGCGACGTGCTGCGCATCGACCGCATCAAGGAGATCCACGCCCGTATCCCCGACACCCACCTGGTCATGCACGGCTCTTCCTCCGTGCCCCAGGAATGGCTGAAGGTGATCAACGACTTTGGCGGCGAGATCCCGGAAACCTACGGTGTGCCCGTGGAGGAGATCGTCGAAGGCATCAAGCACGGCGTGCGCAAGGTCAACATCGACACCGACCTGCGCCTGGCGTCTACCGGTGCCGTGCGTCGTCACCTGGCCCAGAACACCAGCAACTTCGACCCCCGCAAGTTCCTCAAGGCCAGCACCGACGCCATGCGCGATATCGTCATCGCCCGCTACGAGGCCTTTGGCTGCGTCGGCCAGGCCGGCAAGATCCAGCCCATCTCCCTGGATGCCATGGCCGAGCTGTACGCCAAGGGCGAGCTGACCCCCAAGGTCAAATAA
- a CDS encoding phosphoglycerate kinase, producing MSVIKMMDLDLQGKKVLIREDLNVPVKDGKVSSDARIQAALPTIKLALEKGARVMVMSHLGRPSEGEFDQAASLAPVAEYLNGLLDAPVRLVRDYLDGVEVAEGEVVLFENVRFNVGEKKNDDALARKLAALCDVFVMDAFGTAHRAQASTHGVAKFAPVACAGPLLAAELDALGKALKAPQRPLVAIVAGSKVSTKLDVLNSLSGICDQIIVGGGIANTFLAAAGKPMGNSLHEADLISTARALMDKVSIPLPSDVVVATEFAETAEAVVKSADEVAENEMILDIGPDSAAALAELLKSAKTILWNGPVGVFEFDQFGKGTEVLAKAIAESEAFSIAGGGDTLAAIDKYGVKADVSYISTGGGAFLEFVEGKVLPAVAMLEERANG from the coding sequence ATGTCGGTAATCAAGATGATGGACCTGGATCTGCAAGGCAAGAAGGTGCTGATCCGCGAAGATCTCAACGTGCCGGTCAAGGACGGCAAGGTCAGCTCCGACGCCCGCATCCAGGCGGCCCTGCCTACCATCAAGCTGGCCCTGGAAAAGGGCGCCAGGGTGATGGTGATGTCCCACCTGGGCCGCCCCAGCGAGGGCGAATTCGACCAGGCCGCCTCCCTGGCGCCGGTGGCCGAATACCTGAATGGCCTGCTGGACGCGCCGGTGCGCCTGGTGCGCGACTACCTGGACGGCGTCGAGGTGGCCGAAGGTGAGGTGGTGCTGTTCGAGAACGTCCGCTTCAACGTCGGCGAGAAGAAGAACGACGACGCCCTGGCCCGGAAGCTGGCGGCCCTCTGCGATGTCTTCGTGATGGACGCCTTCGGCACCGCCCACCGGGCCCAGGCCTCCACCCACGGCGTGGCCAAGTTCGCCCCCGTGGCCTGCGCCGGCCCGCTGCTGGCCGCCGAGCTGGACGCCCTGGGCAAGGCCCTCAAGGCGCCCCAGCGCCCGCTGGTGGCCATCGTCGCCGGCTCCAAGGTGTCCACCAAGCTGGACGTGCTCAACTCCCTGTCCGGGATCTGTGATCAGATCATCGTCGGCGGCGGCATCGCCAACACCTTCCTGGCCGCGGCCGGCAAGCCCATGGGCAACAGCCTCCACGAAGCGGATCTGATCTCCACGGCCCGTGCGTTGATGGACAAGGTGTCCATTCCCCTGCCCAGCGATGTGGTGGTGGCCACCGAGTTCGCCGAAACCGCCGAGGCGGTGGTCAAGAGCGCCGACGAGGTGGCCGAGAACGAGATGATCCTGGATATCGGTCCCGACAGCGCCGCCGCCCTGGCCGAGCTGCTGAAGTCCGCAAAGACCATCCTCTGGAACGGCCCGGTGGGGGTGTTCGAGTTCGACCAGTTCGGCAAGGGCACCGAGGTGCTGGCCAAGGCCATCGCCGAGTCCGAGGCCTTCTCCATCGCCGGTGGCGGCGACACCCTGGCCGCCATCGACAAGTACGGCGTCAAGGCCGATGTCTCCTACATCTCCACCGGCGGTGGCGCCTTCCTGGAGTTCGTGGAAGGCAAGGTACTGCCGGCGGTGGCCATGCTGGAAGAGCGCGCCAACGGCTGA
- the metK gene encoding methionine adenosyltransferase — protein sequence MTRRLFTSESVSEGHPDKIADQISDAVLDAILEQDPRARVACETYVKTGMVIVGGEISTSAWVDIEDLARKTVREIGYTSSEMGFDGDSCAVLNAIGKQSPDIAMGVDRADPSEQGAGDQGLMFGYASNETDVLMPAPITYAHRLVKRQAYIRKSHELDWLRPDAKSQVTFVYENGIPVAIDAVVLSTQHNPDIDQETLREAVMEHIIKPVLPAEMLTRDTKYFINPTGQFIIGGPMGDCGLTGRKIIVDTYGGMARHGGGAFSGKDPSKVDRSAAYAARYVAKNIVAAGLADRCEIQVSYAIGVAEPTSISVETFGTGKIEEERIDQLVREHFDLRPYGLIEMLDLNRPIYKPTAAYGHFGREEFPWEKTDKAEELRAAAGLK from the coding sequence ATGACCAGACGTCTTTTTACCTCCGAGTCCGTATCCGAAGGCCATCCCGATAAGATCGCCGACCAGATCTCCGACGCCGTCCTGGATGCCATCCTGGAACAGGATCCGAGGGCCCGTGTTGCCTGTGAAACCTACGTCAAGACCGGCATGGTCATCGTCGGTGGCGAGATCAGCACCTCCGCCTGGGTCGATATCGAAGATCTGGCCCGTAAGACCGTTCGCGAGATCGGCTACACCAGCTCCGAGATGGGCTTCGACGGCGACAGCTGTGCTGTTCTGAACGCCATCGGCAAGCAGTCCCCGGACATCGCCATGGGCGTCGACCGCGCCGACCCCAGTGAGCAGGGCGCCGGCGACCAAGGCCTGATGTTCGGCTACGCGTCCAACGAGACCGACGTGCTGATGCCGGCCCCCATCACCTATGCCCACCGTCTGGTCAAGCGTCAGGCCTACATCCGCAAGAGCCACGAGCTGGACTGGCTGCGCCCGGACGCCAAGTCCCAGGTGACCTTCGTCTACGAGAACGGCATCCCCGTGGCCATCGACGCCGTGGTGCTGTCCACCCAGCACAACCCGGACATCGATCAGGAAACCCTGCGCGAAGCGGTGATGGAGCACATCATCAAGCCGGTACTGCCGGCCGAGATGCTGACCAGGGACACCAAGTACTTCATCAACCCCACAGGCCAGTTCATCATCGGTGGCCCCATGGGCGACTGCGGCCTGACCGGCCGTAAGATCATCGTCGACACCTACGGCGGCATGGCCCGTCACGGTGGCGGTGCCTTCTCCGGTAAGGATCCGTCCAAGGTCGACCGCTCCGCCGCCTACGCCGCCCGCTATGTGGCCAAGAACATCGTTGCCGCCGGCCTGGCCGACCGCTGCGAGATCCAGGTCTCCTACGCCATCGGCGTGGCCGAGCCCACCTCCATCTCCGTGGAGACCTTCGGCACCGGCAAGATCGAGGAAGAGCGCATCGACCAGCTGGTCCGCGAGCACTTCGACCTGCGCCCCTATGGCCTGATCGAGATGCTGGACCTGAACAGGCCCATCTACAAGCCGACCGCCGCCTATGGTCACTTCGGCCGCGAGGAATTCCCCTGGGAGAAGACCGACAAGGCCGAAGAGCTGCGCGCCGCCGCTGGCCTCAAGTAA
- the fghA gene encoding S-formylglutathione hydrolase has protein sequence MELIEKHLAFGGEQRRYRHRAKTLNCDMTLSVFLPPGACKETPVLYWLSGLTCTDENFVHKAGAQRIAAELGLALVVPDTSPRGEGVADDQADDLGLGAGFYVNATQAPWAEHYRMYDYVSRELPELVEGRLGLSGKRGISGHSMGGHGALVIALRNRHCYRSVSALAPISNPLSCPWGKKAFAAYLGDNLADWESYDAATLLADAKAPWPIRVDVGMDDPFLDEQLLVDELVSAADSSGSELVLHKRAGYNHSYFFVATFMEDHLRFHAAQLK, from the coding sequence ATGGAACTGATCGAAAAACACCTGGCCTTCGGCGGCGAGCAGCGCCGCTACCGCCACAGGGCCAAGACCCTGAACTGCGACATGACCCTGTCGGTGTTCCTGCCGCCCGGGGCCTGCAAGGAAACTCCTGTGCTGTACTGGCTGTCGGGTCTGACCTGCACCGATGAGAACTTCGTTCACAAGGCCGGTGCCCAGCGCATCGCCGCCGAGCTGGGCCTGGCTCTGGTGGTGCCGGACACCAGCCCCAGGGGCGAGGGTGTGGCCGACGACCAGGCCGATGATCTGGGCCTGGGCGCCGGCTTCTATGTCAACGCTACCCAGGCGCCCTGGGCCGAGCACTACCGCATGTATGATTATGTGAGCCGGGAGCTGCCGGAGCTGGTGGAAGGCCGCCTGGGCCTGTCCGGCAAGCGCGGCATCAGTGGCCACTCCATGGGCGGCCACGGCGCCCTGGTCATCGCCCTGAGGAATCGCCACTGCTACAGATCCGTGTCGGCCCTGGCCCCCATCAGCAATCCGCTCAGTTGCCCCTGGGGCAAGAAGGCCTTTGCCGCCTACCTGGGCGACAACCTGGCGGACTGGGAGTCCTATGATGCCGCTACCCTGCTGGCGGACGCCAAGGCGCCCTGGCCGATCCGGGTGGATGTGGGCATGGACGACCCCTTCCTGGACGAGCAGCTGTTGGTGGATGAGCTGGTCAGCGCCGCCGACAGCTCGGGTTCGGAGCTGGTGCTGCACAAGCGAGCCGGCTACAACCATTCCTACTTCTTCGTGGCCACCTTCATGGAAGATCACCTGCGCTTCCATGCCGCCCAGCTGAAATGA